A genomic segment from Arcobacter acticola encodes:
- a CDS encoding NuoB/complex I 20 kDa subunit family protein — MAQHKINYLQDNATAIKLTTIDKLVNFGRSNSLWPMTYGLACCAIEMMATGASRYDFDRFGTIFRASPRQSDVLIIAGTLTKKHAEFMRRLYDQMPDPKWVISMGSCANTGGMFNTYATVQGADRIIPVDIYLPGCAPRPETLQYALMTLQQKIRKESIFRAIKKKRLV, encoded by the coding sequence GTGGCACAGCATAAAATAAATTATTTACAAGATAATGCAACGGCAATTAAACTAACAACTATTGATAAATTAGTTAATTTTGGTCGTTCTAATTCATTATGGCCAATGACTTACGGATTAGCATGTTGTGCTATTGAAATGATGGCAACAGGAGCTTCTAGATATGATTTCGATAGATTTGGAACAATTTTTAGAGCAAGTCCTAGACAATCAGATGTTTTAATAATCGCAGGAACTTTAACAAAAAAACATGCTGAATTCATGAGAAGATTATATGATCAAATGCCAGATCCTAAATGGGTTATTTCAATGGGATCATGTGCAAATACAGGTGGAATGTTTAACACATATGCAACTGTTCAAGGTGCAGATAGAATTATCCCTGTTGATATTTATCTTCCAGGCTGTGCACCAAGACCGGAAACACTACAATATGCACTTATGACACTTCAGCAAAAAATCAGAAAAGAATCAATTTTTAGAGCTATTAAGAAAAAGAGGTTAGTGTAA